From a single Methanomicrobium sp. W14 genomic region:
- a CDS encoding DOMON domain-containing protein: MKRGFTAFLVLLSLTALLFISGCTESENSGGDLTGQNVSQTSSVQSSVSLLPDSEYVNEFESEDGSFSMKWSINEDIVYFKMTGDSKGWVAVGFNPTSVMKDADIYLGYMDGDLGSIHDMYSTGRFGPHPDDTKQGGEFSVLNYTVSESGGKTTVEFSRYLDTKDTYDSVIEEGETVDFIWAIADRDDPDFKHSVAKGSGTIVL, from the coding sequence ATGAAGAGGGGGTTTACGGCATTTCTGGTTCTTTTATCACTGACTGCACTACTGTTCATTTCAGGATGTACTGAATCAGAAAATTCTGGTGGTGATTTGACCGGACAGAACGTTTCACAGACTTCATCCGTTCAAAGCAGTGTTTCTCTGTTGCCTGATTCGGAATATGTAAATGAATTTGAGTCCGAAGACGGAAGTTTTTCAATGAAATGGAGTATTAACGAAGATATAGTATATTTCAAAATGACCGGGGATTCGAAAGGCTGGGTTGCGGTCGGATTTAATCCGACATCTGTTATGAAGGACGCAGACATTTATCTCGGGTACATGGACGGCGATTTGGGGAGTATCCATGACATGTACTCAACAGGGCGTTTTGGCCCCCATCCCGATGACACAAAACAAGGTGGAGAGTTTAGTGTCCTCAACTATACAGTTTCAGAGTCAGGCGGAAAAACTACCGTTGAATTTTCAAGGTATCTTGATACCAAAGACACTTATGACTCCGTCATAGAAGAAGGAGAAACGGTGGATTTTATATGGGCAATAGCTGACAGGGACGACCCTGATTTCAAACACAGTGTTGCAAAGGGAAGCGGAACCATAGTTTTATAA
- a CDS encoding MFS transporter, whose amino-acid sequence MDSRQKAILLITSLGSFLTPFMGSSINIAITQIGLEFTSNAILLAWVPTSYLLVASIFIVPMGRLADMKGRAPMFLAGIVIYTIGSLLCTLVPSVEYLIMCRFVQGFGAAMIFGTAIAIITRVIPPEHRGTALGINVAFVYSGLTLGPFIGGFITEFLGWRSIFYANAIIGIIVFVSGMKYLRFEEIKDNEAKFDLTGSVLYALMILFVMVGFQEMPDTSGFILFALSALSFIGFVIRENRTKYPVFQISLFTKNRVFAFSNLAAFINYSATFAISFLLSIYLQTIEGFDSFTAGTILIAQPILQTVLSPLTGKLSDKYDSAILSTSGMVIITAGLMMFAFLKPSTSVFLIIINLAILGTGYALFSSPNTHAVMNSVDERKYGVASGVLGTMRMCGMMSSMGISMLAFSLTIGEEVLAEADVSSLMHAINLAFAIFVVLCIIGTFASYIRNPKKDV is encoded by the coding sequence ATGGATTCACGCCAGAAAGCAATACTTCTCATTACGTCCCTTGGGTCGTTTCTGACACCCTTTATGGGCTCTTCAATAAATATTGCAATCACCCAGATAGGGCTTGAATTCACAAGCAATGCCATACTTCTGGCATGGGTTCCGACTTCATATCTTCTTGTAGCCTCGATTTTTATAGTCCCTATGGGGCGGCTTGCGGATATGAAAGGCCGGGCCCCCATGTTTCTGGCCGGAATTGTAATATATACGATAGGGTCTCTTCTGTGCACCCTGGTGCCTTCGGTTGAGTATCTTATAATGTGCCGCTTTGTCCAGGGGTTCGGCGCCGCGATGATATTCGGGACCGCAATCGCCATTATTACAAGGGTAATACCCCCCGAGCACAGGGGGACCGCTCTCGGGATAAACGTTGCATTCGTCTATTCGGGACTCACGCTCGGTCCTTTCATAGGCGGGTTTATTACAGAGTTTCTGGGCTGGAGGAGCATATTCTATGCAAATGCCATAATAGGTATCATCGTCTTCGTCTCGGGAATGAAATACCTGAGATTCGAAGAAATAAAGGACAACGAAGCAAAATTTGACCTTACAGGTTCAGTCCTTTACGCCCTGATGATCCTTTTCGTGATGGTAGGATTCCAGGAGATGCCCGACACTTCAGGGTTTATACTCTTCGCACTCTCGGCACTCTCCTTCATCGGGTTTGTCATACGCGAAAACAGGACGAAATATCCTGTCTTCCAGATATCTCTCTTTACAAAGAACAGGGTTTTTGCGTTCTCAAACCTGGCTGCATTCATAAACTACAGTGCAACTTTTGCGATAAGTTTTCTTTTAAGCATTTACCTGCAGACAATAGAGGGATTCGACTCGTTTACGGCCGGGACCATCCTTATCGCACAGCCGATTCTTCAGACTGTGCTCTCTCCTCTTACAGGAAAACTTTCGGACAAATACGACTCGGCTATTCTTTCGACATCCGGAATGGTTATAATAACTGCAGGACTTATGATGTTCGCATTCCTGAAACCGTCCACGTCGGTCTTTTTAATCATAATAAACCTTGCAATTCTCGGGACAGGGTATGCACTCTTCTCCTCTCCGAACACGCACGCCGTCATGAACAGCGTCGACGAGAGAAAATACGGTGTCGCTTCAGGTGTACTCGGGACGATGAGGATGTGCGGTATGATGTCGTCTATGGGAATATCCATGCTTGCATTCTCTCTTACCATAGGAGAGGAAGTGCTTGCAGAAGCAGATGTCTCCTCCCTGATGCATGCAATAAATCTGGCATTCGCCATATTCGTAGTCCTCTGCATAATAGGAACATTCGCTTCATACATCAGAAACCCTAAAAAAGATGTCTGA